In Candidatus Binatia bacterium, the sequence GGCGCGACTCCGAGGTTTGCCACGAGGGCCGGTCGGCTATCTCGAGGGGCAGTATCTCGACCGTGTGGAGCGCTATCTGATGACGGGTAAAACCCCGATGCGCTGTCATGCTCTTTCCGCCTCCTGCTTTGTGGACTCGTGGGGAAATGTTTTTCCGTGCACAATCTATGATCGCAAGATCGGAAGCTTGCGCGATGTGGACTACGATCTCCGTCAAATCTGGTCGACGCCTCTGGCCGAGGATACGCAGAAAGAGATCTGGAAGGCCGATTGCCCTCAGTGCTGGACGCCCTGTGAGGCCTACCAATCGATTATGGGGAATTTCCTGGTCCCCGGCCGCGAACTGGGTGGATCCGAGCCCAGCCTCGAAGCCAAGCCCTGACCCACCTCAAAGAGCGGGTTCGCATTGGGAGTCCCGGTATTGGAGAGCCTCGGCGACATGGGTTTCGGTGACCGTTGGCGAGTCCTCGAGATCGGCAATGGTTCTCGCGACGCGCAAGGTTCGATGGTAGCCCCGGGCCGTGAGTCCGAGGTGGTCCACGTTTTCCTCGAGAAGTGTACGAGCGACGGTTTCGATGCAGGCAGTCTGGTCCAACTCGTTCGGGGATAGTCTGGCATTGCAGGCGGCGTTCGCACGCACAGCCTGATGCGCCGATGCGGCGAGCACGCGCGTACGAACTTTCGCAGAACTTTCGTCGGGGAGTCCCTCCCGCAGAAATGTCGGATGCGTCGGCGGCAGGTTCAAATAGAGATCGATTCTGTCGAGCAACGGACCCGATAGGCGACTGCGATAGCGGAGTCTCGCTCCCGGACTGCAGCTGCAAGGCTGCGTGGGGTGGCCATACCGCCCACATGGACATGGGTTCATGGCCGCTACCAACAGGAAGCTGGTCGCAAATTGAGATTCGAGGCCGACTCGATGAAGAGTCACCTGTTGATCCTCCAGCGGTTGTCGCAGTGCCTCGAGGGTTTGGGGGTGGAATTCCGGAAATTCGTCGAGGAAAAGTACCCCATGATTGGCGAGAGCGATCTCGCCTGGCACGATCGGACGACCTCCTCCGACAAGACCGACGCGGGTGATGCTATGATGCGGTTGTCGGCACGGCGGGTCGCCCCGGGCGAGTCCATCGATTGCGAGTCCGGCAAGTCCATGCACCGCCATGGCTTCGAGGCGCTGCCGGTCTGTCATCGGGGGGAGAATGCCCGGCAATCGCTCGGCCAGCATTGTCTTGCCGGATCCCGGAGGGCCGCAGAAAAGAACGTTGTGACCGCCGGCGGCCGCGATCTCGAGTGCTCGTTTGGCGAGTGGTTGGCCGTGAACCTCGGCAAGGTCGGGCGTGGGCGGCAACTCCTTTGTGCCCGCGCCGCCACTCGTGGGGTCGGGGCGGGGCCAAACACTTTGCAAGCGACTCTGGAGATAAATCTGTGAATGACTCTCCGAGGTGGCGCCAGCCGTGCCCGAAAGTCGGGCGTGCCCCGCGGTTTGCGTCTCTGCCGAAATCTCCATCATGGCGACGGCAGCACGCAGGTCGGCGGGCGCCTGTATGGCGAGGTCGGGTACCATCCGTGCCTCTTCTTCGTTTTGCGGTGCCACGAGCACCCGATTGAATCCTGCAGAGAATGCGCCAAGGAGTGTGGCCAGACAACCGCGCAAGCCGCGCAGCGATCCGTCGAGAGCGAGTCCCGCCGCGACCAGGACCCGTTGGCTTTCTGGTACCGTGAGTGTGCCATGGGCCTCGAGGAGCGCGAGCGCGATTGCCAGATCGAGACCGGCGCCGTCTTTTCTTTCATCGGCCGGCGCCAGATTGATGGTGGTTCGATAGGGCGCCAAATGAAATCCGCTGGCCGCGAGTGCAACGTGAGCGCGGTCGGCAGCTTCGCGGACGGCTGGTCCGGGGAGTCCCAGCAGTTGCGTTCGGGGGAGGCCACGGGTGAGTTCCACCTCCACCTGAACGGGTCTTGGCGACATTCCCGACAGAAGGCAGCTATGAATCATCGGTTTCTCGGGTCCGC encodes:
- a CDS encoding YifB family Mg chelatase-like AAA ATPase, giving the protein MIHSCLLSGMSPRPVQVEVELTRGLPRTQLLGLPGPAVREAADRAHVALAASGFHLAPYRTTINLAPADERKDGAGLDLAIALALLEAHGTLTVPESQRVLVAAGLALDGSLRGLRGCLATLLGAFSAGFNRVLVAPQNEEEARMVPDLAIQAPADLRAAVAMMEISAETQTAGHARLSGTAGATSESHSQIYLQSRLQSVWPRPDPTSGGAGTKELPPTPDLAEVHGQPLAKRALEIAAAGGHNVLFCGPPGSGKTMLAERLPGILPPMTDRQRLEAMAVHGLAGLAIDGLARGDPPCRQPHHSITRVGLVGGGRPIVPGEIALANHGVLFLDEFPEFHPQTLEALRQPLEDQQVTLHRVGLESQFATSFLLVAAMNPCPCGRYGHPTQPCSCSPGARLRYRSRLSGPLLDRIDLYLNLPPTHPTFLREGLPDESSAKVRTRVLAASAHQAVRANAACNARLSPNELDQTACIETVARTLLEENVDHLGLTARGYHRTLRVARTIADLEDSPTVTETHVAEALQYRDSQCEPAL